Sequence from the Microplitis demolitor isolate Queensland-Clemson2020A chromosome 2, iyMicDemo2.1a, whole genome shotgun sequence genome:
GttgttagtaattttataattgaaattacgATAAACGGAACATGCTGgttgttttttgaataattcttgCTCCATTATTTTCTTCTTGACTTGCTGGTAaaattggataaattttttcatctgcTGATGGGGCTGATGGTTcagtattttcatttattgtttgaatttcTTGATTTTGTGTTGgttgttaaattataactaattcAACATTTTCGTCGTTGCTtgaatttgtattattattaatacttttatgaatattatttatgttattttcttgtgctcttattaaaataaaattagtacaaGCATCCCAAAATGATAGACACATATAAAAAGAGCATCCATAAGATTTTCGACTTTGAAAAGCATGAAGTAATGtgtcaaatgaaaattttactagtcttataatcataattatactaaatattCCTGCACTTGCAGATCCAAAGACTACAAATATTCCCCTTGTTTTTTCCCATGCTAAATCAGctaatttttgtaaagcattagtatcaaataaatttaatattgattcACCTTGATTTGCAAAATTCAAAACATCCATTCCTCTAGCAATATTACTTAAAATCGCTGGTTTTTCCACTGGAGACATAATTCTATGTCTTAATTTGTCGAGATCTTGTTCAGAATAAATTCCGCTTGTAGCTAAGAATTTTGGAGAAGTATATTTCCATGTTGGTTTAGTTAAtggttgaattttatttggtgGTAAAACTTCAACTGGATTAGGTGTAAATTTATACCATGATccatctattaaaaataaaggtgGAAAAAGTGGATTGCAATCAATCTGAGTTCCTTTTCTTACTAAAATTCTTGTCTTTGGAGTTAAAAAGTAACTGTCATTTGCTATTTTCACTGGTAATTCGTTATAACACTCTGTTCTTGGGTAAACTGATACTTCAACAGGTATGCACTTAACAACATTTATCGATTCACCTGACATTATAGCTATATAACCTGGTCCTTTCATATAATTGTAAGCAAACTCGTCTGGTTTACTTGACGCAATtgataactaattttttaaagtattacgTTCTAACATACAACGATGAA
This genomic interval carries:
- the LOC128669004 gene encoding uncharacterized protein LOC128669004 is translated as MKGPGYIAIMSGESINVVKCIPVEVSVYPRTECYNELPVKIANDSYFLTPKTRILVRKGTQIDCNPLFPPLFLIDGSWYKFTPNPVEVLPPNKIQPLTKPTWKYTSPKFLATSGIYSEQDLDKLRHRIMSPVEKPAILSNIARGMDVLNFANQDENSCRST